A stretch of the Leishmania infantum JPCM5 genome chromosome 30 genome encodes the following:
- a CDS encoding putative DREV methyltransferase, with the protein MQGLSKDLQLYISGHRGRPALIYEPRTSLVEPSLLQLFEACNCDAETTAFLIRSRNMSVWKLMLADFLSVFLSRTTAQGMVGRGMMFVYSTEQIRRLLRPLQAPLVSPLPPDFQFDSLLDIGAGDGGVTANIAPLFKKVYVTEFSASMRWRLRRRGYEVLPHDDPFHMNTAVRLLDRRYFDVIACNNVLDRADMPETLLREMRDSLKPNGLLVLAVVLPWCPFVEDGPRQKRPSEILPMQGGECCRGASFEQSMSKLVENVLVPMGFEVVRWTRLPYLCEGNLRIEYAVLNDAVFILRKRGDVESRA; encoded by the coding sequence ATGCAGGGACTCTCGAAGGATCTGCAGCTGTACATCAGCGGTCATCGCGGCCGCCCAGCACTCATCTACGAGCCGAGGACGAGCCTTGTCGAGCCCTCCCTTCTGCAACTGTTCGAGGCGTGCAACTGCGACGCGGAAACGACAGCCTTTCTTATCCGCTCCCGAAACATGAGCGTGTGGAAGCTGATGTTGGCGGActtcctctctgtctttctttcgcgcaccaccgcgcaaGGCATGGTCGGACGTGGTATGATGTTCGTGTACTCGACGGAGCAGATCCGGCGCTTGCTGCGACCGCTGCAAGCGCCACTCGTGTCCCCGCTGCCACCGGACTTCCAGTTCGATAGCCTCCTCGacatcggcgccggcgatggcggcgtgACGGCAAATATCGCCCCTCTATTCAAGAAGGTGTACGTGACGGAGTTTTCGGCATcgatgcggtggcggctgcgtcgccgcggctacgaggtgctgccgcaTGATGACCCCTTTCACATGAACACTGCGGTGAGGCTGCTGGACCGCCGCTACTTTGATGTGATCGCGTGCAACAACGTGCTCGACCGCGCTGACATGCCAGAGACACTCCTGCGGGAGATGCGGGACTCGCTCAAGCCTAACGGCCTCCTGGTGCTCGCAGTCGTTCTGCCATGGTGCCCGTTCGTCGAGGACGGCCCGCGGCAGAAGAGGCCCAGCGAGATTCTCCCAATGCAGGGCGGGGagtgctgccgcggtgcctCCTTCGAGCAGTCCATGTCGAAGTTGGTCGAGAACGTGCTGGTGCCAATGGGCTTCGAGGTCGTTCGCTGGACCAGGCTCCCCTACCTATGTGAGGGCAACCTCCGCATCGAGTATGCAGTGCTAAACGACGCCGTGTTTATCCTGCGTAAGAGAGGTGATGTCGAGAGCCGTGCGTAG
- a CDS encoding putative RNA-binding protein, with the protein MRDPTNTVWVGSYDPAFHSRSMLCRAFWPFGRVMEISIHDGKSYAFVHLRRTEEAKAAVDALIESRELGAAIFNYSKMHEYTEEEMNLPHDPNVVEEPPVTDPAPAPAPGARRQREYDGSRDPRDERGAREAEHGRDAPLPPPRRARHEREAKEPSNVLWVGNLVPYITNEKLTEVFEVFGPISSVSRLGRSNMAFLHYETVEQCTMAIETMKGRPIEGVMLSLNYGHDAQHASDAAGGSGAGAEGPAGMTGHSYGNVALTADGIPVNETPTNIIYLGHLPADADAKDVEDLFAPYDGFIFSKFVASNGIGFGHFDTIESSRVARAGLSNAMIKGTPIRVSFGKHNHTYTMADRRRIGEPALDNGGGEFNLDAMMRGPGAQLDGTTGALVAGGYGGGAGAGGALVLPAMGGGAAGGGIGGADTNVYARKREAPEMNMDNRLQSLLGSTYNNCGARGLEISPSQIQAVCQLVDNCASESACETLRQALMLYSPLRSVHVFNVVAKRMKEFPDDPHKRLFVLYAVTHVLLGVSTEYVPFTEAVLNAYLMVLLVASEGQTSSGMDRLTFIIESFQQHPFIEKKSNAGKEYEEQFRAQLDEITNRAKAEQDLRLLATRRRRRN; encoded by the coding sequence ATGCGCGACCCGACGAACACCGTCTGGGTCGGCAGCTACGACCCGGCCTTCCACTCCCGCAGCATGCTGTGCCGCGCATTCTGGCCTTTCGGCCGCGTCATGGAGATCTCGATCCACGATGGCAAGTCGTACGCCTTTGTGCACCTGCGGCGCACCGAGGAGGCCAAGGCCGCCGTAGACGCTCTCATCGAGAGCCGTGAGTTGGGTGCCGCGATCTTCAACTACAGCAAGATGCACGAATacacagaggaggagatgaaCCTACCGCATGATCCCAATGTTGTGGAGGAGCCGCCTGTCACGGACCCCGCgccggcaccagcgccggGCGCCCGCCGTCAGCGCGAAtacgacggcagccgcgaccCACGTGACGAGCGTggcgcgcgcgaggcggagcacGGACGAGATGCCCCGTTGcccccgccgcgccgcgcgcggcacGAGCGGGAGGCCAAGGAGCCGTCCAACGTGTTGTGGGTCGGCAACCTAGTCCCGTACATAACGAATGAGAAGCTGACTGAGGTTTTCGAGGTGTTCGGCCCCATTTCGAGCGTCTCTCGTCTTGGCCGCTCCAACATGGCCTTCCTGCACTATGAGACGGTCGAACAGTGCACGATGGCCATTGAGACGATGAAGGGCAGGCCGATTGAGGGGGTCATGCTAAGCTTGAACTACGGCCACGACGCCCAGCACGCGAGCGATGCAGCAGGtggaagcggcgccggcgcagaggGACCGGCAGGGATGACCGGCCACAGCTACGGCAACGTcgccctcaccgccgacggcaTCCCTGTCAACGAAACGCCAACGAACATCATCTACCTCGGCCATCTCCCTGCCGATGCGGATGCCAAGGACGTGGAAGATCTGTTCGCACCTTACGACGGCTTCATCTTCAGCAAGTTTGTTGCCAGCAACGGGATCGGCTTTGGCCACTTCGACACTATCGAGTCGTCCCGGGTGGCGCGCGCAGGGCTGTCCAACGCCATGATCAAGGGGACACCGATCCGCGTGAGCTTTGGCAAGCACAACCACACATACACCATGGCTGAtcggcgccgcatcggcgaGCCAGCCCTGGACAATGGGGGTGGCGAGTTCAACTTGGATGCCATGATGCGCGGCCCCGGCGCGCAGTTGGACGGCACTACCGGCGCTCTTGTGGCTGGCGGCTACGGCGGCGGGGCGGGTGCCGGTGGGGCGTTGGTGCTACCAGcgatgggcggcggcgctgctggtggcggcaTTGGCGGTGCGGACACCAACGTGTACGCCCGCAAGCGCGAGGCGCCAGAGATGAACATGGACAACCGCCTTCAGTCACTATTGGGCAGCACGTATAACAACTGCGGTGCCAGAGGCCTCGAGATCAGCCCGAGCCAGATCCAGGCAGTGTGCCAGCTCGTCGACAACTGCGCCAGCGAGTCTGCGTGCGAGACGCTCCGGCAAGCGCTCATGCTCTACTCCCCGCTGCGTTCTGTCCACGTCTTCAACGTGGTGGCGAAGCGCATGAAGGAGTTCCCTGATGACCCACACAAGCGCCTCTTTGTGTTGTACGCCGTGACGcacgtgctgctcggcgtgTCCACCGAATATGTGCCCTTCACGGAGGCAGTGCTCAACGCCTATCTaatggtgctgctggtggcgagTGAGGGACAGACAAGCAGCGGGATGGATCGCCTGACATTCATCATAGAAAGCTTTCAGCAGCACCCGTTCATCGAGAAGAAGTCCAACGCCGGCAAGGAGTACGAGGAGCAGTTTCGGGCACAGCTGGACGAGATCACCAACCGCGCGAAGGCCGAGCAGGATCTGCGCTTGCTGGcgacacgccgccgccgccgcaactGA